In the Pseudoliparis swirei isolate HS2019 ecotype Mariana Trench chromosome 19, NWPU_hadal_v1, whole genome shotgun sequence genome, one interval contains:
- the kdm3b gene encoding lysine-specific demethylase 3B isoform X2, which translates to MEVSLELIGKRLLLLLDDGRSANGSEPEPAAWTRDWLRGTVRAVSVIGLQVPEVSGEEATTTPAAAAGLTVFVEFENALQRCSWVQVFDKGVKAVLVEDSIVWASRSDGSNGTAGAPASSTAWPALVFRSLVDRVGLGPLVPVEYFGDKNFEFLPDNKTVQRFEVDKDLRHPLLLEQPSLQTAISSWRADFELQEIFRKGSYTIQGRRVRVYQPEFEECWVSGLVSQHDPISHIMEITIDKGENQTVDPRVIHVMLADELGKNGRRRKDSETTKGDGGRRRRTASEGDDDLNLKRFKGAVDAGADGQKCGDSNKIPAEGMGIWGGDSAERVSSTTKNGSSSEGTFAQGRGLSPNTNSTLQMDQSNATPRHPAHVKENGRSLSTQGAADSTTVVTHTPTPPPLKPAPSPFSTTSFPSLGQMPSLVPGAPAPKASSSPQPDRVEASLSAYSKTAALVSPGPVTISWAHDSGPSVALSASVGFSSKAPTWGSQTEGSKTSSGFGLPQTVPTASVFGDVTSQTNGAPTTASQDTPRPFGFGFGGAKNETQSKRDQNLFFQCMTQNSGSSPSPAAGPTQSKDTNYFTTVSERLSKEPPSLFKPATSTEGLKKPEQPNVPETHSSGNGVLNKSSLAFQGMGGSAGGRGSGLNVGGLTGAAGAYLSTSSKKSSANGTSVGGFGMQSGFNTSDSHQNLFLQASKEPANPFLAYGDKTSHTSFAGLTGAEPQSLGHASDSKPNLFTMAEPPKGILSASASSSSSPAQRSQSDGTVTKGELEAGEMPTSTSGCPTFGSTGPGGMEEVPVSFDQSQSQKFTLEERGQSSKRDSDSSSNSDLSDLSDNEEGPEKGPIPGGPLHRAKDGALLQKAKIQVAAKGRPRNKPFKVGQSVLKDQSKVRRLKQSGESFLQDGSCINVAPHLHKCRECRLERYRKYRTTGEDSDDDHDPNVSCRFFHFRRLAFTRKGVLRVEGFLSPQQSDSMAMGLWLPAPAVLEGLDLDTSKYILANVGDQFCQLVMSEKEAMMMVEPHQKVAWKRAVRGVREMCDVCETTLFNIHWVCRKCGFGVCLDCYRLRRNRPREDLDDGREDEVFSWLKCAKGQPHEPQNLMPTQIIPGTALYNIGDMVHSARGKWGIKANCPCTSRHTKPLVRPGAPNGISQSTTGSSGTLAGAASGIGITLKLEGEISAIKTEATQTAAPSDSGGGEGVGGINNSTSGTSSPCNLTQSSAKESRSSGEGNSSALHWLADLATQKAKDDTKESGSLRAMMSRDSRPPFGLDSLSALSKPSASSPKLFNSLLLGSSMTQSKPEGSSLRDLLNSGPGKLPQGPGESGVPFPSVFTSAGSDKLKSSLPNFLDHIIASVVETKKAEGRRTGVSEGGELGILGGRKDGVMGLSVLEPHTSHSWLCDGRLLCLQDPSNSNNWKIFRECWKQGQPVLVSGIHKRLNGDLWRPDAFSREFGEQDVDLVNCRNCAIISDVKVRDFWDGFEVISQRLQDGEGQHMVLKLKDWPPGEDFRDMMPTRFDDLMDNLPLPEYTKRDGRLNLAARLPNFFVRPDLGPKMYNAYGLTSSEDRKVGTTNLHLDVSDAVNVMVYVGIPQIEGEPGPEAYINGRKEVMTTIEEGDVDEMTKRRVYEAKEKPGALWHIYAAKDAEKIRELLRKVGEEQGQENPPDHDPIHDQSWYLDQVLRRRLYEEYGVQGWAIVQFLGDAVFIPAGAPHQVHNLYSCIKVAEDFVSPEHVKHCFRLTQEFRHLSTTHTNHEDKLQVKNIIYHAVKDAVGTLKAHEPKLTRP; encoded by the exons ATGGAGGTCTCCCTTGAACTGATAGGAAAGCGTCTGCTTTTGCTCCTCGACGACGGCAGGTCTGCGAATGGATCGGAGCCGGAGCCGGCTGCATGGACCCGGGACTGGCTCCGGGGGACGGTGCGGGCAGTGAGCGTCATCGGCCTACAGGTCCCGGAGGTTAGCGGGGAAGAGGCGACAACAACACCCGCTGCTGCTGCGGGACTGACG GTGTTTGTGGAGTTTGAGAACGCTTTGCAGCGCTGTTCTTGGGTGCAAGTGTttgacaagggggtgaaagccGTGTTGGTGGAAGACTCTATTGTTTGGGCCAGTCGAAGTGATGGAAGTAACGGGACTGCTGGAGCCCCGGCATCATCCACAGCCTGGCCTGCTCTG GTCTTCCGCTCCTTGGTGGACAGAGTGGGTTTAGGACCGTTGGTTCCTGTGGAGTATTTTGGAGACAAGAATTTTGAGTTCCTACCTGATAACAAAACTGTCCAGAGGTTTGAG GTTGATAAAGACCTAAGACACCCGTTGCTGTTGGAGCAGCCCTCACTGCAGACTGCCATTTCCAGCTGGCGTGCTGACTTTGAACTGCAGGAGATCTTCAGAAAGG GTTCATACACTATTCAAGGACGCAGGGTTCGCGTGTACCAGCCAGAGTTTGAGGAATGCTGGGTTTCAGGACTGGTCTCGCAGCACGACCCGATCTCACACATTATGGAGATTACCATAGATAAG GGAGAAAATCAGACTGTAGATCCTCGCGTGATACATGTCATGCTGGCAGACGAG CTTGGCAAGAATGGGCGGCGAAGGAAGGACAGTGAAACAACGAAAGGTGACGGTGGACGCAGACGTAGGACTGCCTCTGAAGGGGATGATGACTTGAACTTGAAGCGTTTTAAAGGAGCAGTCGATGCAGGAGCTGATGGGCAAAAATGTGGCGATTCCAACAAGATCCCAGCAGAAGGGATGGGGATCTGGGGAGGAGACTCTGCAGAAAGAGTCAGCAGCACAACCAAAAACGGAAGCTCTTCAGAAGGAACCTTTGCTCAGGGCAGAGGGTTGTCCCCAAACACCAACTCCACACTCCAGATGGACCAATCGAACGCTACTCCTCGTCATCCCGCCCATGTCAAAGAAAATGGGCGCTCACTCTCCACACAAGGAGCAGCAGATTCCACCACTGTAGTTActcacacccccacccctccccccctcaaaCCAGCCCCCTCTCCCTTCTCCACCACTTCTTTCCCCTCGCTAGGCCAGATGCCAAGCCTGGTCCCTGGAGCTCCAGCCCCCAAAGCCTCATCATCCCCCCAACCAGACCGAGTGGAGGCCTCCTTATCAGCTTATTCGAAAACAGCTGCTCTTGTTTCCCCGGGGCCTGTCACCATTTCTTGGGCGCATGACAGCGGCCCTAGTGTGGCACTTTCTGCCTCTGTGGGCTTTAGTTCTAAAGCCCCCACCTGGGGAAGCCAGACTGAG GGCTCCAAAACGTCATCAGGCTTTGGTTTGCCCCAGACTGTGCCCACTGCTTCTGTATTTGGAGATGTTACCTCTCAGACCAATGGCGCTCCTACGACTGCCTCCCAGGACACGCCGAGGCCCTTTGGCTTTGGCTTTGGCGGAGCAAAGAACGAGACTCAATCCAAACGAGACCAAAACTTGTTTTTCCAGTGCATGACCCAGAATTCTGGATCCAGCCCAAGTCCAGCTGCTGGTCCGACCCAGTCCAAGGACACTAATTACTTCACCACAGTGTCCGAACGCTTGAGTAAAGAGCCCCCTAGCCTTTTCAAGCCTGCGACCTCCACTGAAGGGCTGAAAAAGCCGGAGCAGCCCAATGTGCCTGAGACTCATTCATCAGGAAATGGTGTGCTCAACAAATCCTCATTGGCCTTCCAGGGCATGGGTGgctctgcaggaggaagaggttcTGGTCTAAATGTTGGTGGTCTGACGGGGGCTGCTGGAGCTTATCTAAGTACTTCTTCTAAGAAGAGCAGTGCTAATGGGACTTCTGTGGGAGGCTTTGGGATGCAATCTGGTTTTAATACTTCAGATAGCCACCAGAACCTTTTTCTGCAGGCCTCCAAAGAGCCTGCTAATCCGTTTCTGGCATATGGGGACAAAACCTCCCACACCTCCTTTGCTGGCCTCACTGGGGCTGAGCCACAAAGCCTTGGCCATGCCTCAGACAGCAAGCCAAACCTTTTCACCATGGCCGAGCCACCAAAGGGGATTCTGTCTGCTTCAGccagctcttcttcctctccagcacagaggtcacagagtgATGGGACTGTGACAAAAGGGGAGCTAGAGGCCGGTGAGATGCCTACATCCACCTCAGGCTGCCCCACGTTTGGAAGCACTGGCCCTGGTGGAATGGAGGAGGTCCCCGTCTCCTTTGACCAGAGCCAGTCTCAGAAGTTTACCCTGGAGGAAAGGGGCCAATCCTCAAAACGTGACTCTGACTCCAGCAGCAACAGtgacctgtctgacctgagTGATAATGAAGAGGGCCCTGAGAAAGGCCCAATCCCAGGAGGACCACTTCACCGTGCCAAGGATGGGGCACTGTTGCAGAAAGCTAAAATCCAAGTGGCTGCTAAAGGCCGGCCACGTAACAAGCCTTTCAAAG TGGGCCAGTCTGTACTAAAAGACCAGAGCAAAGTGCGTCGTCTGAAGCAGTCCGGTGAGTCCTTTCTCCAGGACGGCTCCTGCATCAACGTTGCCCCTCACTTGCACAAGTGCCGTGAGTGCCGCCTGGAGCGCTACCGCAAATATCGTACGACAGGCGAAGATAGCGATGATGATCACGACCCAAATGTGTCCTGTCGGTTCTTCCACTTCAGAAG GTTGGCTTTCACTCGTAAAGGTGTACTGCGTGTGGAGGGCTTCCTGAGTCCTCAGCAGAGCGACTCCATGGCCATGGGCCTGTGGTTACCTGCACCGGCTGTCCTAGAGGGCCTTGACCTTGATACATCCAAGTACATCCTGGCCAATGTGGGAGACCAGTTCTGTCAATTGGTCATGTCTGAAAAGGAGGCCATGATGATGGTGGAACCTCACC AGAAAGTGGCGTGGAAACGTGCCGTGCGAGGTGTCAGAGaaatgtgtgacgtgtgtgagacCACCCTGTTCAACATTCACTGGGTGTGTCGCAAGTGTGGCTTTGGAGTGTGTCTGGACTGCTATCGGCTCCGTAGGAACAGGCCAAGGGAGG ATCTAGATGACGGTCGAGAGGATGAGGTCTTCTCTTGGTTGAAGTGTGCCAAAGGCCAACCTCACGAGCCACAGAACCTTATGCCTACACAGATTATACCTGGGACAG CACTTTACAACATAGGTGACATGGTGCACTCAGCGAGAGGCAAATGGGGTATTAAGGCCAATTGTCCCTGTACCAGTCGACACACTAAGCCTCTAGTACGCCCCGGTGCCCCCAATGGGATTTCACAG TCTACAACAGGTAGTAGTGGAACCCTGGCAGGTGCAGCGTCTGGTATTGGCATCACCCTCAAATTAGAGGGAGAAATATCAGCCATTAAAACAGAAGCTACACAAACAGCAGCGCCATCAGACAGTGGGGGAGGAGAAGGTGTGGGCGGTATCAATAACTCAACCAGTGGTACATCCTCCCCCTGTAACCTCACCCAGTCCTCTGCCAAGGAGTCTCGCTCATCTGGTGAGGGCAACAGCTCTGCGCTGCACTGGCTGGCAGACTTGGCCACACAGAAAGCCAAGGATGACACCAAGG AATCCGGTTCGCTTCGCGCCATGATGAGTCGAGACAGCCGGCctccttttggcctggactcaCTCAGTGCCCTGTCAAAGCCTTCTGCCTCCAGTCCGAAGCTATTTAACAGTCTGTTACTGGGCTCCAGCATGACCCAGTCCAAACCTGAGGGGTCCAGTCTCCGGGATCTGCTCAACTCTGGACCGGGAAAGCTCCCCCAGGGGCCTGGAGAGAGTGGGGTGCCATTCCCTTCTGTATTTACCTCAGCAGGG AGTGACAAGCTGAAGAGCAGCCTCCCAAACTTCCTGGATCACATCATCGCCTCCGTTGTGGAGACCAAGAAGGCAGAAGGCCGCCGGACCGGGGTGTCTGAGGGCGGCGAGCTCGGTATTTTGGGCGGCCGTAAAGACGGAGTAATGGGCCTCAGTGTCTTGGAACCACATACCTCACATTCCTGGCTCTGTGACGGACGACTCCTCTGCCTACAGGACCCCAGCAACAGCAACAACTGGAAAATCTTCAGAGAGTGCTGGAAGCAGGGACAA CCCGTGTTGGTGTCAGGGATACATAAACGCCTGAACGGTGATTTGTGGCGGCCTGATGCCTTCAGTAGGGAGTTTGGAGAACAGGACGTAGACCTCGTCAACTGTAGGAACTGTGCTATCATTTCCGATGTGAAGGTCCGAGACTTCTGGGACGGCTTCGAGGTCATCTCTC AGCGACTGCAAGATGGTGAGGGCCAGCACATGGTGTTGAAATTAAAGGATTGGCCGCCAGGTGAAGACTTCAGGGACATGATGCCCACACG GTTTGACGATCTGATGGATAACCTCCCGTTGCCCGAGTACACAAAAAGAGATGGTCGTTTAAACCTTGCTGCCCGTCTGCCCAACTTTTTTGTGCGTCCTGACCTTGGACCTAAGATGTACAACGCCTATG GCTTAACCTCTTCTGAAGACAGGAAAGTGGGAACCACTAATCTCCATCTGGATGTCTCTGATGCTGTCAACGTAATGGTCTATGTTGGTATCCCTCAAATAGAGGGAGAACCAGGGCCAG AGGCATATATCAATGGACGCAAAG AGGTCATGACCACTATTGAGGAGGGTGATGTGGATGAAATGACAAAGAGGAGGGTATACGAGGCAAAGGAGAAACCTGGAGCTCTCTGGCACATCTACGCTGCCAAGGATGCTGAGAAGATCAGAGAACTTCTCCGCAAG GTGGGAGAGGAGCAGGGTCAAGAGAACCCTCCAGACCACGACCCCATTCACGACCAGAGCTGGTACCTGGACCAAGTTCTCCGCCGCAGGCTCTATGAAGAATATGGTGTCCAGGGATGGGCCATTGTCCAGTTCTTAGGAGATGCCGTATTTATCCCCGCTGGAGCACCACACCAG GTTCACAACCTGTACAGCTGTATCAAGGTGGCAGAGGACTTTGTGTCTCCTGAGCATGTAAAACACTGTTTCAGACTGACACAAGAGTTCAGACACCTGTCCACGACTCATACAAACCACGAAGACAAGCTACAG GTGAAGAACATCATCTATCATGCAGTGAAGGATGCTGTTGGGACACTTAAGGCCCATGAACCTAAACTAACACGCCCTTAG
- the kdm3b gene encoding lysine-specific demethylase 3B isoform X1: MEVSLELIGKRLLLLLDDGRSANGSEPEPAAWTRDWLRGTVRAVSVIGLQVPEVSGEEATTTPAAAAGLTVFVEFENALQRCSWVQVFDKGVKAVLVEDSIVWASRSDGSNGTAGAPASSTAWPALVFRSLVDRVGLGPLVPVEYFGDKNFEFLPDNKTVQRFEVDKDLRHPLLLEQPSLQTAISSWRADFELQEIFRKGSYTIQGRRVRVYQPEFEECWVSGLVSQHDPISHIMEITIDKGENQTVDPRVIHVMLADELGKNGRRRKDSETTKGDGGRRRRTASEGDDDLNLKRFKGAVDAGADGQKCGDSNKIPAEGMGIWGGDSAERVSSTTKNGSSSEGTFAQGRGLSPNTNSTLQMDQSNATPRHPAHVKENGRSLSTQGAADSTTVVTHTPTPPPLKPAPSPFSTTSFPSLGQMPSLVPGAPAPKASSSPQPDRVEASLSAYSKTAALVSPGPVTISWAHDSGPSVALSASVGFSSKAPTWGSQTEGSKTSSGFGLPQTVPTASVFGDVTSQTNGAPTTASQDTPRPFGFGFGGAKNETQSKRDQNLFFQCMTQNSGSSPSPAAGPTQSKDTNYFTTVSERLSKEPPSLFKPATSTEGLKKPEQPNVPETHSSGNGVLNKSSLAFQGMGGSAGGRGSGLNVGGLTGAAGAYLSTSSKKSSANGTSVGGFGMQSGFNTSDSHQNLFLQASKEPANPFLAYGDKTSHTSFAGLTGAEPQSLGHASDSKPNLFTMAEPPKGILSASASSSSSPAQRSQSDGTVTKGELEAGEMPTSTSGCPTFGSTGPGGMEEVPVSFDQSQSQKFTLEERGQSSKRDSDSSSNSDLSDLSDNEEGPEKGPIPGGPLHRAKDGALLQKAKIQVAAKGRPRNKPFKVGQSVLKDQSKVRRLKQSGESFLQDGSCINVAPHLHKCRECRLERYRKYRTTGEDSDDDHDPNVSCRFFHFRRLAFTRKGVLRVEGFLSPQQSDSMAMGLWLPAPAVLEGLDLDTSKYILANVGDQFCQLVMSEKEAMMMVEPHQKVAWKRAVRGVREMCDVCETTLFNIHWVCRKCGFGVCLDCYRLRRNRPREDLDDGREDEVFSWLKCAKGQPHEPQNLMPTQIIPGTALYNIGDMVHSARGKWGIKANCPCTSRHTKPLVRPGAPNGISQQSTTGSSGTLAGAASGIGITLKLEGEISAIKTEATQTAAPSDSGGGEGVGGINNSTSGTSSPCNLTQSSAKESRSSGEGNSSALHWLADLATQKAKDDTKESGSLRAMMSRDSRPPFGLDSLSALSKPSASSPKLFNSLLLGSSMTQSKPEGSSLRDLLNSGPGKLPQGPGESGVPFPSVFTSAGSDKLKSSLPNFLDHIIASVVETKKAEGRRTGVSEGGELGILGGRKDGVMGLSVLEPHTSHSWLCDGRLLCLQDPSNSNNWKIFRECWKQGQPVLVSGIHKRLNGDLWRPDAFSREFGEQDVDLVNCRNCAIISDVKVRDFWDGFEVISQRLQDGEGQHMVLKLKDWPPGEDFRDMMPTRFDDLMDNLPLPEYTKRDGRLNLAARLPNFFVRPDLGPKMYNAYGLTSSEDRKVGTTNLHLDVSDAVNVMVYVGIPQIEGEPGPEAYINGRKEVMTTIEEGDVDEMTKRRVYEAKEKPGALWHIYAAKDAEKIRELLRKVGEEQGQENPPDHDPIHDQSWYLDQVLRRRLYEEYGVQGWAIVQFLGDAVFIPAGAPHQVHNLYSCIKVAEDFVSPEHVKHCFRLTQEFRHLSTTHTNHEDKLQVKNIIYHAVKDAVGTLKAHEPKLTRP; encoded by the exons ATGGAGGTCTCCCTTGAACTGATAGGAAAGCGTCTGCTTTTGCTCCTCGACGACGGCAGGTCTGCGAATGGATCGGAGCCGGAGCCGGCTGCATGGACCCGGGACTGGCTCCGGGGGACGGTGCGGGCAGTGAGCGTCATCGGCCTACAGGTCCCGGAGGTTAGCGGGGAAGAGGCGACAACAACACCCGCTGCTGCTGCGGGACTGACG GTGTTTGTGGAGTTTGAGAACGCTTTGCAGCGCTGTTCTTGGGTGCAAGTGTttgacaagggggtgaaagccGTGTTGGTGGAAGACTCTATTGTTTGGGCCAGTCGAAGTGATGGAAGTAACGGGACTGCTGGAGCCCCGGCATCATCCACAGCCTGGCCTGCTCTG GTCTTCCGCTCCTTGGTGGACAGAGTGGGTTTAGGACCGTTGGTTCCTGTGGAGTATTTTGGAGACAAGAATTTTGAGTTCCTACCTGATAACAAAACTGTCCAGAGGTTTGAG GTTGATAAAGACCTAAGACACCCGTTGCTGTTGGAGCAGCCCTCACTGCAGACTGCCATTTCCAGCTGGCGTGCTGACTTTGAACTGCAGGAGATCTTCAGAAAGG GTTCATACACTATTCAAGGACGCAGGGTTCGCGTGTACCAGCCAGAGTTTGAGGAATGCTGGGTTTCAGGACTGGTCTCGCAGCACGACCCGATCTCACACATTATGGAGATTACCATAGATAAG GGAGAAAATCAGACTGTAGATCCTCGCGTGATACATGTCATGCTGGCAGACGAG CTTGGCAAGAATGGGCGGCGAAGGAAGGACAGTGAAACAACGAAAGGTGACGGTGGACGCAGACGTAGGACTGCCTCTGAAGGGGATGATGACTTGAACTTGAAGCGTTTTAAAGGAGCAGTCGATGCAGGAGCTGATGGGCAAAAATGTGGCGATTCCAACAAGATCCCAGCAGAAGGGATGGGGATCTGGGGAGGAGACTCTGCAGAAAGAGTCAGCAGCACAACCAAAAACGGAAGCTCTTCAGAAGGAACCTTTGCTCAGGGCAGAGGGTTGTCCCCAAACACCAACTCCACACTCCAGATGGACCAATCGAACGCTACTCCTCGTCATCCCGCCCATGTCAAAGAAAATGGGCGCTCACTCTCCACACAAGGAGCAGCAGATTCCACCACTGTAGTTActcacacccccacccctccccccctcaaaCCAGCCCCCTCTCCCTTCTCCACCACTTCTTTCCCCTCGCTAGGCCAGATGCCAAGCCTGGTCCCTGGAGCTCCAGCCCCCAAAGCCTCATCATCCCCCCAACCAGACCGAGTGGAGGCCTCCTTATCAGCTTATTCGAAAACAGCTGCTCTTGTTTCCCCGGGGCCTGTCACCATTTCTTGGGCGCATGACAGCGGCCCTAGTGTGGCACTTTCTGCCTCTGTGGGCTTTAGTTCTAAAGCCCCCACCTGGGGAAGCCAGACTGAG GGCTCCAAAACGTCATCAGGCTTTGGTTTGCCCCAGACTGTGCCCACTGCTTCTGTATTTGGAGATGTTACCTCTCAGACCAATGGCGCTCCTACGACTGCCTCCCAGGACACGCCGAGGCCCTTTGGCTTTGGCTTTGGCGGAGCAAAGAACGAGACTCAATCCAAACGAGACCAAAACTTGTTTTTCCAGTGCATGACCCAGAATTCTGGATCCAGCCCAAGTCCAGCTGCTGGTCCGACCCAGTCCAAGGACACTAATTACTTCACCACAGTGTCCGAACGCTTGAGTAAAGAGCCCCCTAGCCTTTTCAAGCCTGCGACCTCCACTGAAGGGCTGAAAAAGCCGGAGCAGCCCAATGTGCCTGAGACTCATTCATCAGGAAATGGTGTGCTCAACAAATCCTCATTGGCCTTCCAGGGCATGGGTGgctctgcaggaggaagaggttcTGGTCTAAATGTTGGTGGTCTGACGGGGGCTGCTGGAGCTTATCTAAGTACTTCTTCTAAGAAGAGCAGTGCTAATGGGACTTCTGTGGGAGGCTTTGGGATGCAATCTGGTTTTAATACTTCAGATAGCCACCAGAACCTTTTTCTGCAGGCCTCCAAAGAGCCTGCTAATCCGTTTCTGGCATATGGGGACAAAACCTCCCACACCTCCTTTGCTGGCCTCACTGGGGCTGAGCCACAAAGCCTTGGCCATGCCTCAGACAGCAAGCCAAACCTTTTCACCATGGCCGAGCCACCAAAGGGGATTCTGTCTGCTTCAGccagctcttcttcctctccagcacagaggtcacagagtgATGGGACTGTGACAAAAGGGGAGCTAGAGGCCGGTGAGATGCCTACATCCACCTCAGGCTGCCCCACGTTTGGAAGCACTGGCCCTGGTGGAATGGAGGAGGTCCCCGTCTCCTTTGACCAGAGCCAGTCTCAGAAGTTTACCCTGGAGGAAAGGGGCCAATCCTCAAAACGTGACTCTGACTCCAGCAGCAACAGtgacctgtctgacctgagTGATAATGAAGAGGGCCCTGAGAAAGGCCCAATCCCAGGAGGACCACTTCACCGTGCCAAGGATGGGGCACTGTTGCAGAAAGCTAAAATCCAAGTGGCTGCTAAAGGCCGGCCACGTAACAAGCCTTTCAAAG TGGGCCAGTCTGTACTAAAAGACCAGAGCAAAGTGCGTCGTCTGAAGCAGTCCGGTGAGTCCTTTCTCCAGGACGGCTCCTGCATCAACGTTGCCCCTCACTTGCACAAGTGCCGTGAGTGCCGCCTGGAGCGCTACCGCAAATATCGTACGACAGGCGAAGATAGCGATGATGATCACGACCCAAATGTGTCCTGTCGGTTCTTCCACTTCAGAAG GTTGGCTTTCACTCGTAAAGGTGTACTGCGTGTGGAGGGCTTCCTGAGTCCTCAGCAGAGCGACTCCATGGCCATGGGCCTGTGGTTACCTGCACCGGCTGTCCTAGAGGGCCTTGACCTTGATACATCCAAGTACATCCTGGCCAATGTGGGAGACCAGTTCTGTCAATTGGTCATGTCTGAAAAGGAGGCCATGATGATGGTGGAACCTCACC AGAAAGTGGCGTGGAAACGTGCCGTGCGAGGTGTCAGAGaaatgtgtgacgtgtgtgagacCACCCTGTTCAACATTCACTGGGTGTGTCGCAAGTGTGGCTTTGGAGTGTGTCTGGACTGCTATCGGCTCCGTAGGAACAGGCCAAGGGAGG ATCTAGATGACGGTCGAGAGGATGAGGTCTTCTCTTGGTTGAAGTGTGCCAAAGGCCAACCTCACGAGCCACAGAACCTTATGCCTACACAGATTATACCTGGGACAG CACTTTACAACATAGGTGACATGGTGCACTCAGCGAGAGGCAAATGGGGTATTAAGGCCAATTGTCCCTGTACCAGTCGACACACTAAGCCTCTAGTACGCCCCGGTGCCCCCAATGGGATTTCACAG CAGTCTACAACAGGTAGTAGTGGAACCCTGGCAGGTGCAGCGTCTGGTATTGGCATCACCCTCAAATTAGAGGGAGAAATATCAGCCATTAAAACAGAAGCTACACAAACAGCAGCGCCATCAGACAGTGGGGGAGGAGAAGGTGTGGGCGGTATCAATAACTCAACCAGTGGTACATCCTCCCCCTGTAACCTCACCCAGTCCTCTGCCAAGGAGTCTCGCTCATCTGGTGAGGGCAACAGCTCTGCGCTGCACTGGCTGGCAGACTTGGCCACACAGAAAGCCAAGGATGACACCAAGG AATCCGGTTCGCTTCGCGCCATGATGAGTCGAGACAGCCGGCctccttttggcctggactcaCTCAGTGCCCTGTCAAAGCCTTCTGCCTCCAGTCCGAAGCTATTTAACAGTCTGTTACTGGGCTCCAGCATGACCCAGTCCAAACCTGAGGGGTCCAGTCTCCGGGATCTGCTCAACTCTGGACCGGGAAAGCTCCCCCAGGGGCCTGGAGAGAGTGGGGTGCCATTCCCTTCTGTATTTACCTCAGCAGGG AGTGACAAGCTGAAGAGCAGCCTCCCAAACTTCCTGGATCACATCATCGCCTCCGTTGTGGAGACCAAGAAGGCAGAAGGCCGCCGGACCGGGGTGTCTGAGGGCGGCGAGCTCGGTATTTTGGGCGGCCGTAAAGACGGAGTAATGGGCCTCAGTGTCTTGGAACCACATACCTCACATTCCTGGCTCTGTGACGGACGACTCCTCTGCCTACAGGACCCCAGCAACAGCAACAACTGGAAAATCTTCAGAGAGTGCTGGAAGCAGGGACAA CCCGTGTTGGTGTCAGGGATACATAAACGCCTGAACGGTGATTTGTGGCGGCCTGATGCCTTCAGTAGGGAGTTTGGAGAACAGGACGTAGACCTCGTCAACTGTAGGAACTGTGCTATCATTTCCGATGTGAAGGTCCGAGACTTCTGGGACGGCTTCGAGGTCATCTCTC AGCGACTGCAAGATGGTGAGGGCCAGCACATGGTGTTGAAATTAAAGGATTGGCCGCCAGGTGAAGACTTCAGGGACATGATGCCCACACG GTTTGACGATCTGATGGATAACCTCCCGTTGCCCGAGTACACAAAAAGAGATGGTCGTTTAAACCTTGCTGCCCGTCTGCCCAACTTTTTTGTGCGTCCTGACCTTGGACCTAAGATGTACAACGCCTATG GCTTAACCTCTTCTGAAGACAGGAAAGTGGGAACCACTAATCTCCATCTGGATGTCTCTGATGCTGTCAACGTAATGGTCTATGTTGGTATCCCTCAAATAGAGGGAGAACCAGGGCCAG AGGCATATATCAATGGACGCAAAG AGGTCATGACCACTATTGAGGAGGGTGATGTGGATGAAATGACAAAGAGGAGGGTATACGAGGCAAAGGAGAAACCTGGAGCTCTCTGGCACATCTACGCTGCCAAGGATGCTGAGAAGATCAGAGAACTTCTCCGCAAG GTGGGAGAGGAGCAGGGTCAAGAGAACCCTCCAGACCACGACCCCATTCACGACCAGAGCTGGTACCTGGACCAAGTTCTCCGCCGCAGGCTCTATGAAGAATATGGTGTCCAGGGATGGGCCATTGTCCAGTTCTTAGGAGATGCCGTATTTATCCCCGCTGGAGCACCACACCAG GTTCACAACCTGTACAGCTGTATCAAGGTGGCAGAGGACTTTGTGTCTCCTGAGCATGTAAAACACTGTTTCAGACTGACACAAGAGTTCAGACACCTGTCCACGACTCATACAAACCACGAAGACAAGCTACAG GTGAAGAACATCATCTATCATGCAGTGAAGGATGCTGTTGGGACACTTAAGGCCCATGAACCTAAACTAACACGCCCTTAG